Below is a genomic region from Neomonachus schauinslandi chromosome 2, ASM220157v2, whole genome shotgun sequence.
gtcatgatctcacggatCAAGCTTGGCAATGGGCTCCTTAATGAGCATGGcgcctgcttggggttctccctctctctctgcccaccccctcttcttctctttctctctctctctaaaacaaaacaaaacaaaagaaacaaaaaacaggagGGGAAGGCTACTCTTCTTCAGGCAGATGTCTCCAGACTTTCATGTAACTCTGTGGTGGGAGTCCTGATGGTTCTGAACATGTGTTTAATTTGTGCGTGTACCTCTTAAAAACAGCAGTTAGAATTGAGCTCAACACACCAGGTCTGGTCTGATGAACAGAGTGGGCAAATGAACATTACCTTCCCTGAACAGGACCCCATGTTTTTCATAAGAAATTAGTTCTGGTTTTACACGTGAtataaaaagctattaaaatttaTGAAACTTACATGTGATATTTTCAAACTTCAAAATACTTTGTATTTCAGAGAATTGATAGCAATATTGAAACAATTACCAACTCAGATTATGTAAGTGAAAAATGTAAACAGAAGAAGtgaggatgggcgcctgggtggctcagatggttaagcgtctgccttcggctcaggtcatgatcccagggtcctgggatcgagtcccacatcaggctcccggctcagcggggagcctgcttctccctctgaccctctcccctctcatgctgtttctctctcgctcgctctctaaaaaataaaatcttaaaaaaaaaaaagaagtgaggaatTCTTTGTAATTCTGAACATCCTCTTTTCAATCTGTTCATGAGAAAACTCCCACCTGTAAATCTCTAATGATGCTAAAAATTCTTACATATAATAGATGGATTTTAAATATAGTACAACTGACTTTGTATAAGACACTGCACCCTCTTGATGTCTGACTGGTACATCTCACTCATTCAGGTAAGACAAGCTGTGAAAATAGTAAGGTGGAAACCTAAAAATTCCTCTCCTAGTTCTCCTTCAGATTAGTAGTTagctagtttttgtttttgtttttttttaatgggggtgggggttgggaggtgtCTGTGAAGGAAACCAGAGATCCAGAAGAACAGTTTAAGTGTTGCTTCTGGTTTGCTGGATATCTGGGGGAAACCCCTTTGGAGTCTGTGGGATTGGCATATacttcatactctttttttttttttttaaagattttatttatttgcgagagagagaatgagagacagagagcatgagagggaggaaggtcagagggagaagcagactccctgctgagcagggagcccgatgtgggactcgatcccgggactccaggatcatgacccgagccgaaggcagtcgcttaaccaactgagccacccaggtgccctacttcatactcttttaaaaattatttaaaatttatctggGCTGGACAAAAAGTCTACGCTAGAGGGTACTGAAATTATTATATAAAGTACTCAAGCTACAAAGGTACAACAGGCAGAAACCAAACTATTataaatcaaaactttttttaagtactctacacccaacatggggctcgaactcatgacccagatattaagagttgcaggctctactgactgagccagccaggcgcccctgaggtttTCTTATATTAAGATGTGTGTCCACATCAAAAGCTTTGACAGGAAATCTGATTCTTCATTGTAAAAATATTGGCTCCAAAATTTCTTTTGAACTATTTTAAATCATTTGGGTGAGCACTGACATTGAAGAATCACTTTACAGTGTTTGCAAAAGTGTAAAAGTGTTATATAGCATACTTTATGAGTTAGGAGTAGGAATAGGTTCACCTTAAATTCAAAGTGAGCCAATCTTACCGAATTGTCtattacttaaatatatttatctgtttttagcATGGGAATAGCTTATTTGATTGACTTTCTCTTAGAATTCCTaggtgtttttttggtttttttttaagattttatgtatttgacagagagagacatagcgagagaaggaacacaagcagggggagtgggagagggagaagcaggcttcccacggagcaaggagcccaatgcggggctcaatcctaggaccctgggatcatgacctgagccgaaggcagacgcctaatgactgagccacccaggcgcccctagaattccTAGGTTTTATAGTATTAGCTTAATAGTATCAGCTTCATGATTAAGCTTAATGTGTTCTTAATGCATTTCAAGATTATTTGTAGGTAtactatatatgtaatatataaaatatatgtatatttacatgtatatataaatttattatattcaaaatatgtttattatatatatttttttttaaagatttatttatttatttgacagagagagagacagtgagagagggaacacaagcaaggggagtgggagagggagaagcaggcttcccgctgagcagggagccccatgcgggactcgatcccaggaccctgggatcatgacctgagccaaaggcagccgcttaatgactgagccacccaggtgccccaatatatgtttattatagaGCACAATTTTTTTACTCAAGACTGGATACATGTGTATAAAAGAaccctttatttttcatattaataaaagttAGCTTCTCTGAATAATCAGATTTTAGATTcatctattatttatataaaattaacttatttaattaatataagtAAAACACAAAAGATTATGTCTTCTTAAATCTACATAATTGAAACATTGGAGAAAACTCTTTTCACTTGTCTAAATGAATTTGCCTGTGCATTAACAGTAATTACTTATGTATTTTGAGTAACTTCCTAAAATGAGAGTCCTATTCATGGTTTACTCTTATCTACTATTTTTGAGTTTTCAAAGAAAGCTCAGttgacaaatatttaattttttctccagTCAACTTTACAAAATCTCTACTTCTCAAAAAGcaccagttgtttttttttaataaagcaataCTGGAAATAGTACACAAAATAATAGGACTTCTCATCCTTTCACTAGCTTTAGAAACCATATGCAGTACCGCAATGGGGAAGGAAAACCACACAGATTTACTTATGGTTATATATTCTGCATTATTTATCCGGGACCCAATCTTATTTTGTGCTTTAAAGTCAATATTTTGTGTATTCTATTGCctcaatgtgatttttaaattacttttggtCTTATTAGTGTcaacttatttttagaaaattaataaaacattttaaaggaaatgtctaCAGAGTTTCTAAGAATTAGagttccactttttaaaaagatagtaatagggcgcctgggtggctcagtcgttaagcgtctgcctttggctcaggtcatgatcccagggtcctgggatcgagtcccacatcgggctccctgctcggcaagaagcctgcttctccatctcccattccccctgcttgtgttactgctctcgctatctctctctctgtcaaataaataaataaaatctttaaaaaaaaataaaaagatagtaatacatttctaaaatactGGACAAATTcaattcatataattttatttcatctgctTTGATTCTTAATAATGCAAGATTTGTTAGTGGAAAATATGTTGCCAATTAATGGCACTGATATCTCTTTCCCCTGTGATATATTTCCTCCTGTGAATACTAGTAGTTTTCTTATGCTGTTTTTAATTAAGCTTTGTCTTAATTAAAGCTATGAGTTTTTGGAATGCCAAAAGACAGAAGTTATCTTTGTggcacaaacttttttttttaagtttatccaTGCAAGGGCTGCCAAGTTTTCTTCCTTATCCCTCTTTCCCAAACTTCTTAGCATTTCAGCCAGGGGTCAGAGACCAAGGACTCTCTAAATACACTAAGTACATGAAAGGAAGAGTGACCTCACCTTCACAATGTAGTCCGCCACCCGGTTGTATTTATACCGAATGAAGACCCCCAAGCCAATAGGGATGAGAGTGCTGCAGAGAGTCAGGGTCACCGCCCCCAGCGGTAGTAATTGCACCATGGGGGTGTTGATCCAAGCGCGGCTATAGATCCACAGGCACAGGGGCATCAAGATTAGGGCCAGAAGCGTAGAGGAGATGGTCATGATGATGCTGCAGAAAAGGGAATGAACAGAATTCAGAATGGGCTCTGTGCCAAGAATCTCCTTTGCACATTGGGTAACCTCTCTCTTGCACATTGGGTAGAGGAGAAAAAGACTGCAAGTCTGGAGCTTGAAGTGTGGGGAGAACCCAGTTCATCCAGGGAACTGCCAAGAGAACAGCACCTCTAAGCCCAACTGAAACAGGAACCCCagatttgggggcggggggaatctGAGAACTGTTGCCCCGGCTTTATAAAGCCTATAGAGCTGGCTACAGTCTGTCTGGATGATTCTGAGGGCAAggaacatctttctttctttcttagtccTCCAAAGCACCCTGTTAGACATGGCAAAGCTATGTCAACACGACTTGTTGGACTGAACTCAATTATATTGTCCTCTATATGAGATCACTTTCTTCATTGGGGCCAAGAGccttgttttgcttttgcatttcCGGCGAGACCTAGCTTCAGGCTTCCCAGTTCCCTTTGTCTTCCAGAGGCCGGAGACCTCCGCTGACAGCCCAGCCCTCAGGGAAGATGGTCGGAGGGCCGTCAGAGCAGCTGCCCGTCTAGGTCTTTCCCCCTACAGCACTACCTCCTCCCATCTGCCTTGACTTCGAAAGCCCGGGCGTCACCTCTTCCTGCGCTCTCTCCAACcgcctctccttcctctctgctgcgTCTCGAACCCGCGGCTCACCGTGGCTGCTTGGGGTGCGAGAGATGCCCAAGGACCAGACAGCTCCGTACCTGAGGTTCATGTCGCCGTCCACCAGCAGGGACATGAGGTTGGAGAGATTCCCGCCGGGACAGCAGCCACACAGGAGCACGGCCACGGCGGCCACCTCGTTCAGCGAGAAGGCCAGGGCCAGCAGGAAGGCCAGCAGCGGCAGCAAGCCGAACTGGCAGAGCGCGGCCAGCAGCGCGCCCACGGGCCGGCGGACGTGCTCCCCGAAGTGGTTCACGTCCACCGTGCAGCCCAGGCCCAGCATGGTGATGCACAGGGCGGCGCCCACGAACACGTTCAGCCCGTGGTTCAGCGGCGTGTCCCAGAACGGGGTCTGGGGGTGCGCCCAGGGGTGGGGGAACAGGGACGGGCCCAGGCTGGCCGCGCCGCCCGCCGAGCCGCCCGCCGTCGGCTCCGAGGTGGGCGTGGGGCCGGGGCTGAAACCGACGCCGGGACTGGGCGCGAGACTGagcccggggccggggccggcgCTGGAGGTGGGGGCGACGGGCAGGTCCGAGCCGGGGCGCAGGCTGCTGGCATTGGGCGACAGCGTGTAGTTGTCCGGCTGCAGCGAGGACGGGGCGAAGAGCAGCGTCGCGTTGTCGGGGCCGTCCATGGCGCTGGGGCGGGAGGCTGCGGGTCTGCGGTTCCCGGGCCCCGCGCGTCTCTCCGCCGGTCCTGcggtcgccgccgccgccgtccgCCCGCCCGTCGGTCCGCAGCAGCAGACGAAGCTCGGTCCGCAGCCCGGGCTGCGCGGCGCTGACGTCTCCGCGGCGTCGGGTgcggcgtggggggtgggggtggggtcctcGGCAGGCGGCACTTAGAGCGCAGCCCCCCAGGGTGAAGGCAATCGCCGTGCCCCCGCGCCAggcaggccccgccccgccgccggtCCCTCCTTTTAATCACCAGTAAGTGGTTCTGTGAGAGTGTAGCCAGGGGCGGAACAAAGACCTGACAAAGGACGAGAAGAAGAAAAACCGTGCCTGGCTGCCGATCAAGTTCTCTGATGGGCTCTGCCTCTTTCATAATGAAATCTGGAGACCCAgacacggggggtgggggtgggggtggggaggagagagagagagcgagcttaTCTAAGCACGCACAAAAAGTACATACACTGTTCAAATAGCCTGCAACcctgagcatggggagggggtcCCTGACTTAATATGAGCGGTTCTCTGGTTGCAAGACACAATATCTGGCTTTAATTTgctaacaggttttttttaattcttttttttttaatttttaagtaaaataaataatttgctaACAGTTTTTAAATAAGATATGTTCAGACTTAAAGTAGAAAGTAATACCGGTGGGCTTGGCAGGTGCGTGTGCATTATTCCATTTGATTCTCACAGCGGAGCCTTGAGAGATGCTGTTAACTCAGTTCTTCCACATGAGGAATCGGAGGCTCAGGGAAATCTCAGTCTCATCAGCCAAACCCACAGCAGTACCTGGATGAATGTGCACCGTGATACGTCGTTAGAGAGTACAGTGAAGAGCTCTGCTAAGAAAAGCCTCCATGAAAAATGAGTTTTGGAAATTATTGGCAGATGGGGAGACGATGTTTCTCAGCGGCCATAAATTTATGAAGTGTTATGAGTACAGCCCCAGCATTAGGATTAAAGGACCGAAAAGAAATAAAGTGGTGGGATTCCCTGCTTCAGACAGGTTTATCCCCAAACAAATCAGATTCAGAGTTCATGGCACTGTGGACTCAACAACTTTCAGTCAGTCACCAGAAGCATCTACAAAGGAGAGAGACCTCTCTGCATACCAAGGAGGTGGAGCCATTTGAGAAGGCATCCATCTGTCCTGAAGCCATAGCTGTTGAGTTGTGAAAGCCAACAGGAGGATTTTCTAGCCAGAAGTCTTAGCTCAGGGTTAGTTTGAGAGGAGCCAAGACCCTAGTGTGAATTCTTCCTCCTGGGTACTtatccttcccccccccttttctgaCACTAGAGGAGAATGTGTGACTTCCATTTCCCAGTGGTGGACTGAGCTCCTGTGTTTATCTTTTCTCCTCCCCAAATCTCATGAAAATGACAGAATacgaaaaataagattaaattcaCAGCATATTGCATTCATAatcacaaataatttattttttttctccattggacCATAAATTCCATGGGGGCAGAGCGGCTGCAAGCATTTAGGAAAATAATGTGCCTTCATACTTTCCCAAAGCCATAAACCCAAGAAAACCATGCAGTGACGTCTATTGAGATTTGAAGGAAGTGGGATGTGATAATCTAAGTTTTCATTTAGGCTTACGTAAGCAAAACAAAGATAATCAGATATACAGTGAAACATGCTACCCAAATACTTTCATTAGAGAGGTATATCCaggggggacagggagaaacagacaagatAAGGAGTCCCTGCTGAGCCTTTACATTCTTCAAACCACAGGATGAGATAAGCCAAGAACACAGATGGCAGAGGGTGAGCTGAAGCCTCACTCTGCAGGCATTGCCCCTGTTTGCCCCCTCCTCGTGTTAATGATATTAAAATCCACAATCAAATTCAATAAGCAGTAATTAGAGGCAGACCAACTCATCCAACTAGCTCCTCTCTTGGTTTGGGGAGGGATTGGGTAGGTGATTTATACAATGGGCaaggagcaaaaagcagaaaGGGATAGACCTGTTTTGTAAATCAGCAAACTCACAGTAAACCTGCAGTTTGGGGGGCTTCTTGGGGCCTGAAGACCTGTCATCTCCCGGCTGATGTGGTTATTGTCAATGTAAAGAAAGCAGATGTTcctgcctcccctcttccttctgatCTCCTTCACTATTTAGGAGAAAACCCCAGGAGTAGAAAACAGTGCTCATAATCCAGGTGTGGTACTGGCAGGGGTCACTTAGGCTCCTCAATTATCTTCCTTTTACTCTTGCTGCCACCAAGGAGGGTGTGGCCCacccagaggagagagaataCATAGAAGGGAGAGGCAGCAACATAGCACTCGGAAAATGTGccgtggggggttggggggaggcgAGAATAAGTTTAGAACCTTGTTGCACACCatacaccaaaaataattccACGTAGATTAAAGGGTTaactatagggtgcctgggtggctcattcggttaagcatctgccttcagctcaggtcatggtctcagggtcctgggatcgagccctgcatcaggctccttgctctctctctctctctcaaataaataaataaaatctttaaaatatatatagaaacaataagaacatttttaaaaaagattttatttatttgacagagagagagtacaagcagggggagtgggaggtggagggagagggagaagcaggctccccaccgagcagggagccctatgcggggctcgatcccagggccctaggatcatgacctgagccaaaggcagacgtttaatgcttaaggcgcccccccccaatttttttttttaagtgagagctacattgagtgtttactatataCAGAGAATCTTCTAAGCCTTTACATGGACCATCTCCTTTAACTCTTACAATAGGCTTAATGGGGTTAAAAATTTGCAAGTCATTTCCTAGCAGGAAGAgagccaggattggaacccaCACTTTTGGATCCCAAAGTCTGCTCTCCGAAGCCTGATGTGGagtggttaaataaatgaatgcactAACACAGGAGACTGCTATGCAGATGCTAAGTATCATGTTTATAATCAGAGTTGTTAATCCGGACTCCATTGGTGAATCTGAGAACCTCCTGAAATGAGGTATCAACTTTTctgaatatgtacatttttttttcctgaaaagtgAGTCCATGATTTTCTCAGGTTCCAAAAAGAGTCCCAAGACCTATTTAGAGGAATAATAAGGGAGAAATTCCTGTGATAAAATTGTAAGTGATAAAACAAGTTAAAAAgctataaatacacacacacatttatattctagtaaatatataaatatatataaatttagagGAAATTTctccaacatatagtatatctgCGTGGTA
It encodes:
- the SLC10A4 gene encoding sodium/bile acid cotransporter 4, with translation MDGPDNATLLFAPSSLQPDNYTLSPNASSLRPGSDLPVAPTSSAGPGPGLSLAPSPGVGFSPGPTPTSEPTAGGSAGGAASLGPSLFPHPWAHPQTPFWDTPLNHGLNVFVGAALCITMLGLGCTVDVNHFGEHVRRPVGALLAALCQFGLLPLLAFLLALAFSLNEVAAVAVLLCGCCPGGNLSNLMSLLVDGDMNLSIIMTISSTLLALILMPLCLWIYSRAWINTPMVQLLPLGAVTLTLCSTLIPIGLGVFIRYKYNRVADYIVKVSLWSLLVTLVVLFIMTGTMLGPELLLSIPASVYMIAIFMPLAGYASGYGLATLFHLPANCKRTVCLETGSQNVQLCTAILKLAFPPQFIGSMYMFPLLYALFQSAEAGILVLIYKVYGRKISHKRDPLDEDEDTDISYKKLKEEEMADTSYGTVKADNLIMMETTQTSL